The Pseudoxanthomonas sp. Root65 sequence GGGCCGCCGATCCTGCTCTGAACCACAAGACCTCTCGTTGATCGTGCGGCCGGTGCGCCGCGTCCTTGTGCTTTGGAGTGCCCATGTCCCTGATTTTCCGGGCGACGCCGCGTGCGTCGCGCCTGTCCGTGGCCGTTGCCGCGGTCCTGTCCCTTCCTCTCGCCGCCCGCGCCGCCGACCCCGTCGTGCTGCCGGACGGCACCCGCGCCACCCAGCTCGACACGGTCGAAGTGAAAGGCCGTCAGGCCGATCTGGAACAGGCCGCCGGCACCGGCACCCGGCTGTCGCTGAGCCTGATGGAGACGCCGGCTTCGGTCACCGTGATCGACCGCGATACGCTGGACGCGCGTGGCGTACGCACCACGCAGCAGGCACTGGCGGGCATTCCCGGCCTGACGGTCGCGTCGCCGCCCGGCAACGGCAATGCGGTGACGTATCGCGGCTTTTCCGGCAGCCAGATCACCCAGCTGTTCAACGGCATCGACGTGCAGTACGCCAGCATCGCCGCGCGGCCGGTGGATGCGTGGCAGTACGAGCGTGTGGAAGCGATCGGCGGACCGTCGAGTTTCCTTTATGGCGCCGGTGCGGTCGGCGGCACGATCAACTACGTCACCCGGCTGGCGCGGCTGGATCGCGATGAGGCGTCCTTGCAGGCGTCGTGGGGCTCGTTCCGCGACGGCACGCTGGCGATGGGTGCCAATCTGCGCGTCGGGGGCGATGACGCGCGGCAGGCGCTCCGCCTGGACGCGAGCACGCGCGATGCGGAGAGCTGGATCGACGGGCAGGAGCGCGAGGCGTCGACGCTGGCGGCCTCGTGGCTGGCGCAACTGGCGCCCACGCTGCGCCACACGCTGGCCGTCGAGTATCAGCAGGAAGACAGCCACCGTCCGTACTGGGGCACGCCGGTGCACCAGCCGGCCACCGGTCGCCTGGCGGTGCTGCCGCAGACCATCGGCCGCAACTACAACGTCGCCGACGGCTACTACGGACAGGACGTACTGTGGGCGCGATCGCTGCTGGAGTGGACGCCGGGCGAGCGCGACACCGTACGCAACACCGTCTACCACTACGACGCGCTGCGCGATTACCGCAATGTCGAGAGTTATCGCCTGACCACCGGCAATGATGGCGTGATCCGTTCGGGCACGCTGCTGCAGCGTCACGATCAGCAGCTCTACGGCAACCGGCTGGAGTGGAGCCACGAAGGCGCCCTGTTCGGCCTGCCCACGCAATGGGTGACCGGCCTGGACGTCAGCTACAACCGGCAGACCCGCTTCCCGTTGTCGCTCTCCGCGACGGTCGACACGGTGCCGCTGGATGCCGTGACGCCCGGTCGCTTCGTCGACGTCCCGGGAGCCTCGATCGTCCATACGCCGGATCGCACCAACCGGCTGCACACGCAGGCGGTGTACGTGGAGAACCTGACCGAGCTGACGCCGACGCTGTCGTTGCTGACTGGCCTGCGCCGGGATAGGATCGTGCTGGATGTCGTGAATCATCGCGCCGTGTCGACGACCAACCCCGCGCGCTTCGATCGCGAGTACGTGTCGACGACCGGACGCGTCGCATTGAACTGGGCCATCACGCCGCAGGCCAGCGTCTACGCGCAATACAGCACCGCAGCCGATCCGCCGGCCGGCATCCTCAGCACGGCCAACTTCGCCACGCTGCGCGACTTCGACCTGACCACCGGCCGGCAGGGAGAGATCGGCGCGAAGTTCCAGTCGGAGGATGGGCGCAGCTTCGCCACGCTGGCCGCCTACCGAATCGTCCGCCGCCACCTCGCCATCACCGATCCGGCCAATCCCGGCCAGACGCTGCCGGTCGGCCAGCAATCGTCGCGCGGTGTCGAAGCCGCCTTCGGCTGGCGCCCGCGGGCGGCAGTGAGCGTGCAAGGCAACCTGGCCTGGGTCGATGCCACGCTGGACGACTTCTACGAGAACGTCGGTGGCGTATCGGTATCGCGCGCCGGCAACCGGCCGACCAACACGCCATTGCGCGTGGGCAACCTGTGGGTGGACTACACATTCACGCCGCGCTGGTCTGCCGGCGTCGATCTGCGCGGCGTGTCGTCGCGCTACGCCAACGCCGCGAACACGCTGTCCACCGCTGGCTATGCGACGTGGGGGGCGCATGTCGACCTGCGCTGGAACGACGCCACGACGTTGACGCTGCGCGGCCGCAACCTGGGCGACCGCACCCATGCCGTCTACGCACTCGGCAGCACGATGGTCTATCTCGGCGATCCGCGCAGTTGGGAGGTGGTGCTGCGCAAGACGTTCTGAGGCCATACGCGGCGATGGCGTGGATTTCGGTAAGGTAGCGTCCGGACATCCGGAGAGCTCCTGCCATGCGCGGTCTCGATTTCAGTTCGTGGCAGGGCCTGTTGACCACGCTGGCGGGGCTGGCGCTGATCACGGTGATCGGCGTCGGCATCCGCCTGCTCGTGATGCAGACGGTGCAGGAGCGGCGCGCGCGCGAGAACCGCCAGATCAACGAGCGCCTGCGCACGCTGATCGCCGCCTACAAGGTGTTGGGTGGCTCGTTCACCGGTGCGCTGGAGGTCGATCCACGCCACCTGCGCGACCTGCGTGCACTCGCTCGTGAGACCGGTGACGAAGCCTTCGACGAGGGCAGCGATCGTCCCCGGCGCATCCGCGATGCCGTGGAGGCGGCGCTGTCGGACATCATCCTGCTGGGCACCGACGAACAGGTGCGACTGGCCGCGCAGGCCGCCACCGACCTGGCGGCGGGGCGCCCCATCCACACCGATGCGCTGGTGGTGTCGCTGCGCGATTTCATCCGCAGCGTGCTGGACCTGGAACCGATCCCGTCGTCGCTGCCGATTCCCCGCCAAGGGCCGACCCGGCCGGTCGCTTCCAAGGGCAAGGGCGATGGCGCGAAAGGCGAGGGACGCCAGGGCGGTGGCGGGGGTGCGGGCGGCGCCGGGATGGGCGCGGCCGGCATGGGCGCCGGCGCCGGCATGGGCATCGGTGCGACGGCCGATGCGGACCGCGATCCGTCGCGCTGAAGGTTACTCGTCGATCCAGCGCCGTTCCGGCCCGGGCCGTTTGGCCAGCTTGCGCTGCAGCGAGCGCCGGTGCATGCCCAGCAGGCGCGCGGCGGCGGAGATATTGCCTTCGGTTTCCGCCAGCGCCTGCTGGATGTGTTCCCACTCCAGCCGGCTCAGTGGGGTCATGGTGTCGTCGGTGGCGCTGGTGTCTTCCGGCGCTGCCGGGACTTCGAGTCCGAGCGCCCGCAGGATGGTCGGTACCGTCGCCGGCTTGGGCAGGTAATCGTCGGCGCCGCGCTTGATCGACTCCACCGCGGTGGCCACGCTCGCGTAGCCGGTGACCAGCAGGATCTGCATGTCGGCGCGCAGGGCGCGCAGCGGCTCGATCAGGGTGAGGCCGGAGTCGGCGCCCAGCTTCAGGTCGACCAGGGCGAAGTCGGGCCGGTACTCGCGCGCCTTCTCCAGCGCGCTGGCGACGTCCAGCGCGATTTCGGTTTCGATGCCCTTGCGCGCCAGGCTGCGCTGCAGCGTGCGCGCGTAGAGTTCGTCGTCGTCGACCAGCAGGCCTTTCATCGGATGCCTTTCATCAGGGAGTTTCGTCGTGCGCCGCCACCGGCAGGCGGAACTGCACCTGCACGCCCTTCGGTGGCACGGCGCGCATGGTCATGCGTCCACCCAGCCGCTCGATGGTGGCATGCGACAGGGCCAGGCCCACGCCCATGCCTTCGGGCTTGCTGGTGCGGAAGAGTTGTTCGGACTGGAAAGGCAGGGCTTCGTGGAAGCCGTTGCCGTAGTCGCGCACGGTACCGACCAGTTCGTCGCCCTCGCAGCGCAGGTCCAGGTCCACGCGCTGCGACCCGGCCTGGCGGCTGGCGTCGGCGGCGTTGTTCAGCAGCGCCTGCAGCAGGTGGCCGGTGGAGGCGTCGGTCGCCAGCCAGGGCGGCAGCGCGCCGGTGCGCTGCAGGTCGACGGTCGGGCGGATCAGCTGCCAGCGCTGCACCACGTCGTCCAGATCCACGCGCTGGTGGACGCCCATGTCGGCCGAGGCGGCGAGGGCGCGCACGCGGTCGCGGCAGACATCGATCAACTGGCGCATGGTGGCCGCATCTTCGCGGATGTCGGGCTCGGCGGCGTGTTCGCGGATGTCCTCGGTCAGCAGCGTCATCGTCGCCAGCGGGGTGTTGAGTTCGTGCGCCACGGCGGCGGCGTGCGTGGCGAGGGCGACGATGCCCTCGTTGCGCGCGAAGCGCTCGCGCAGGCGCGCCAGTTCCTGTTCGCGCAGCCGCAGCGCGGCCACCAGCCGCGTGGAGAAGTACAGCACCACCCCGGCCGACAGCACGAAGTTCACCGCCATGCCCCACAGGTGCACGTTGAAGTTGTTGCCGTGCAGATGCGGCAGCGGGCGGCCGAACACCGCCGTCACCACGTAGCCGAGCAGGCAGGCCACGCCCGTGGCCAGCACCCACCGCAACGGCAGCGCCAGTGCCGAGACCGCGATCAGCAGCAGGAACATGGAACTGAACGGGTTGCCGATGCCGCCGCTCCACGCGACCAGCCAGGACAGCACGGCCACGTCCACCAGCATGTGGGCGAAGGCGTCGGCCGGGGTTTCTTCGCCGGGCCGATGGCTGCGCCAGGTGGCGTACACGTTGAACAGCGCCAGCGCGGCGATGCCGCCCCACAGCGGCCAGCGGGGCAGGGCGATGCCCAGCGGTCCCAGCGCCACCAGCACCGTCACTGCCTGGCCCACGATGGCCACCCAGCGCAGGTTGCACAGCGTGCGAAGGAACGACGGCGTGGTGGTCAGCAGCGTGTTCGGCATGCGGACATGCTAGTGCAAGCGCGCGGGCCCGGCCTGCGGCAGGGCGTCGCAGGCCGGGAGGGACCGGCCGGCCCGACGTCCCACGCTACAATGCCGGCATGCACGACGCCGTCACCCGCCCCACGCCCCCCACCGACGCCGCGCCCTGGCCGCGCCGCATCACCCAGGCCGTCCAGATCGGCAACACCATCGTCGGCGGTGGCCGTCCGGTGGTGGTGCAGTCGATGACCAACACCGACACCGCCGACATCGCCGGCAGCGTCAAGCAGGTGGCCGAACTCTGGCGCGCCGGCTCGGAAATGGTCCGCCTGACCGTCAACAATCCCGAGTCCGCGGCCGCCATCCCGCGCATCCGCGACAAGCTGGAGATGATGGGCGTGTCGGTGCCGCTGATCGGCGACTTCCACTACAACGGCCACCAGTTGCTGGCCGGCGAACCGGCCTGTGCCGAGGCGTTGGCCAAGTACCGCATCAACCCGGGCAACGTCGGCTTCGGCAAGAAGCGCGACACCCAGTTCGCCCAGCTGATCGAGTTCGCCATCCGTTACGGCAAGCCGGTGCGCATCGGCGCCAACTGGGGCTCGCTGGACCAGGCGCTGGCCGCGCAGCTGATGGACGAGAACCACACGCGCGAGGTCCCGTGGGACGCCGGCCGTGTGCTGCGCGAGGCGCTGATCCGTTCGGCGGTGGATTCGGGCGAGCGTGCCGTCGAACTCGGACTGCCACGCGACCGCATCGTGCTGTCGGCCAAGGTCAGCGGCGTGCAGGAACTGATCGCGGTCTACCGCGACATGGCCAGCCGCACCGACTTCGCCCTGCACCTGGGCCTGACCGAGGCCGGCATCGGCAGCAAGGGCATCGTGGCGTCGAGCGCCGCGCTGGCGGTGCTGCTGCAGGAAGGCATCGGCGACACCATCCGCATCTCGCTGACGCCGGAACCCGGCCAGTCGCGCACGCAGGAGGTCATCGTCGCGCAGGAACTGCTGCAGACCACCGGCCTGCGCGCGTTCACGCCGATGGTCACCGCGTGCCCGGGTTGTGGCCGCACCACGTCCGAGTTCTTCCAGGAACTGGCCAAGGTGGTGCAGGAACACGTGCGCGGCAAGATGCCCGAGTGGAAGGTCACCCATCCCGGCGCGGAGAACATGACGCTGGCGGTGATGGGCTGCGTGGTCAACGGCCCCGGCGAATCGCGCCACGCCAACATCGGCATCTCGCTGCCGGGCACGGGCGAAGCACCAGCGGCGCCGGTGTTCGTCGACGGCGAGAAGAAAGTCACCCTGCGCGGCGAAAACATCGCGCACGAGTTCGTAGCGCTGATCGACGACTACGTCGAGGCCAAGTACGCGCGTGCTGCCGGTTGACACGCTGGCGAACGGCCGGCGCTTCATCGCCGGCCTGTTGCGCAAACATGGCGGACGCTTCGTCCTGCTGTTCCTGTGCCTGCTGGCGCCGCTGTGGCTGTTCGTCGAACTGGCGGACGAAGTCCACGAGCTTGAGGATTTCTACTTCGACGATGCACTGCTCTGGCAGGCCCACGCCATGGCCGGGCCGGCGCTGGACCGGTTCTTCATCGTCGTGTCCGCGATCGGCTATCAGTGGGGCGTGGTGCCGGTCGACATCGCCCTGACGGTGGGCCTGCTGATCGCAGGGCGCTGGCGCGAGGCCACCTTCGCCGGCGTGTCGTTCGCCGGCTCGGCGCTGTTGAACATGGCGACCAAGCAGTTCTTCCAGCGCGACCGGCCCACGTTGTGGGAATCCATCGCGCCCGAGCATACCTTCAGCTTTCCCAGCGGCCACGCGATGGGCTCGGCGACGCTGGCGATGGTGGTGGTGCTGCTGTGCTGGCACACGCGCTGGCGCTGGCTGGCGGTGGCGCTGGCCGCGGCGTTCGCGTTGACGGTCGGCGCGTCGCGCGTCTACCTGGGCGTGCATTACCCGTCCGACATCCTGGGAGGCTTTGCCGCAGGCATCGCGTGGGTCTCGGGCGTGTACCTGGTGCTGTACCGCATCCGGGAACGGCCGTGGCAGGTGAAGGGCTAGGATTCCTGTGGGAGCGACGTAAGTCGCGATGAGGCGCTACAGGTGGTCTATCGCGACTTACGTCGCTCCCACATCTTTCTCATGATGCTTCGTGCCCTCACGGCGCGTACGCCCGCTCGCGCTCTTCCTGCAGCCGTTGGCGCAGGTACTGGTCGCGGGTGAGACCGGCGGGGATCGATGTGGCGGCCATCACTTCCGCCACCACCTGCGCTTCGCGTGCCTTGTAGGCCTGGAAGCGGGGATCGTTGCGCTGCTGTGCGGCGAAGGCGGCCATGCGCTGGTCGGCATGCGCGCGATAGCGGTCGGCAATGGCCGCGACTTCCTCCGCCTGCCGCGCGGGGTCATCCACGGTCGCCTTGACCAGCGCGGTCCGCAGCAGCACGGCTTCGCCCGCAGACAGGCCGCCCGCTGCTTCGTACTTGTCGATCTGCTGCGTCAGCGCATCGGCGCGTTCGCTGCGTTCCACTGCGCGCAACGACGCGGAACGCGCGAAGAAATCTTTCGCATCGGCCTCGAAGCGCTGGCGCTCGAGGTGCTCCTGCGCCTGTGGCGTGGCCTGCAGGGACGGCTGGGGCGACGACACGGTGTCCGCGACTTCAACCGATGATGGCGGCGCGACCGGCCTGCCGGGGTCGTCGCGCTTCCACCAGACGATGGCGGCGACGAGAACCAGGCAGGGCACCAGCAGCGTCAGCAACTTCTTCATGCAGAACCCCTGTGTGCCGGGACCGTCGAAGCACGACGGTCCCGGACCCGGACATCACCCCAGCAGCTGGTCCACCAGCCAGTACAGCAGGTTGAACGGCTTGGCCTTGTCGGCCCGGTCGTCCTGCTCGCTGGCGTCTAGGACCTTGCCCTGGCCATCGAGCACGCTGTCGATGAAGTGCTTCAGCTCCAGGTTCTGCGCCTGCACGTCGGCGTTCTTGAAGTCGACGATGGTGGTGCAGTGGCTCTCGTTGAGCGCGCGGTACTGCGGGAAGTAACCGCCGACATTGTTCAAGCCGTTCAGGCGGTCGCGCAGGCGCGCGGTGTCGGTGTTCCAGCGGGCATGGATGCGGGCTTCCTTGGTCGCCTGGTCCGGTGCGTTGGCGATGTCGGGGTAGAAGCGCTCGTACGAGTACGAGGAATAGTTGAGGTCCTTCCAGAAGTGCGTGTGGCCCAGGCGGTCGCCGGCGTACTTGCTGGACAGCGCGGGGTACAGGCTGCCGAGTTCGTTGAGGTCGAACTGCGGCAGGCCGCTGGCGAGATAGGGCAGCGGACCGTTCGGCTGGTCCAGGCCCCAGGCGCTGCGGATCAGCGCCATCAGCGGCTGCGATGGATAGTCGACCGGGTTGCCGTTCTTCGGCGTGGGGAAGATCGGGCCGGAGTCGTCGATCAGGAAGCTGCGCGTGGGCGCCAGGTCGCGCCGCAGCGGGTGGTAACTGGTCAGGCTGCCGGCGCCGCCGGCGCTGCAGCCGGTGGACAGCATCTGCGTGGGCCGCGGCAGGTTGTCCTTCAGCCAGCTCACCACCGCGCGCACGTTGCGCGTGCCGTTGTGGTGCCAGACAAGCGGCGCGTTCTGGCCGCTCGGGTCGTTGTACACCGCGACCTTGTCGCCGCTGTAGATGTCGCCGGTGCAGTAGGGAACGTAGACCATGTTCCAGCCCTGGGTCTTGACCGACTCGAACGGGCTGACGCGGGTGACGAACGGACTGACCAGGCTGGCGCCCGGGTTCAGCAGGCTCATGTAGTCGTCGGGAATGCCGTTGGGATTGCGCGCGCCGCGGATGCCGCTCTGGCCGCTGCAGCTGGCGTAGTCCCAGCAGGCGCCACCGCCTTCCATGTAGATGATGGTGTTGCGCGTATCGGCCACGCGATTGACGAAGAACTTGAACGGCGAGCCGTCGCCGCACACCGCGCCGGTCGAAGGCGCCAACTGGATGGTCTGCCACGCGTCGTAGCGACCGGGCTGGAAGCCGTCGCTGAAGCCGGACGGATTCGACAGCAGCGGGTAACTGCCGGTGCGCTGCGCAGCGGTGACCTTGTTGTCGGCCTTCGGCGGCGAGACCAGGTTCACCAGCGTCTGCCAGAAACTGTAGTCGCCTTCTTCGGCCTTCAGCGGTGCGGCGATGACAAGCGTGAGTGCCGCAGCGGCGAGGGCGAGCGGCAGGCGGGTGGGTCGTACGGGTGCAACCATGATCGGATCCTCCGGCGAGAGTCAGGCGGGACGTTCAACGGGATGGACTGCCTTGGCGTGCGGCACGCGTGGGGGCGGCGACCGTACAGGGGCGGATGGTGGGGTGTCGGCGCGGCCGCGGCATTAAGCGGGCGTGATGGCGGCGGCTTTGGCTGCCGGCGCCCCTGTGTTGGCCGCGATACCCCCCTTCCTGGCCGCCCGCTGCGTTGCAGGTAAACGCGAGGATCCTGCGTTGCAGCAGCCTTGCGCGATTCTGGTACTCGCGTGCGCGATCGGGGGTGGGCAACGGATCGTTGCGGATCGGCGCCTTGCGGATGCCCAGTGGAGGATCGAACATGCCGGCTGGCCGCCCCGTGCGGTACCCACTGGCAGGGATCGCGATGCAGGACGTGGTGGACCAATACGGTGTGCTGATCGTCTTCGCCAACGTGCTGGCGTTGTCGCTGGGCCTGCCGGTGCCGGCGATGCCCACGCTGATCCTGGTCGGTGCCGGGCTGGCCATGCAGCCGGAGACGATGTGGCTGCCGCTGCTCGGCGTGCTGGCGGTGTCTGTGGCCGCCAGTCTGATCGGCGACAGCGTGTGGTTCTACGCCGGCCGCCGCTACGGCAATCGCACGATGCAGTCGCTGTGCCGGCTGTCGCTCTCGCGCGACACCTGCATGAAGCGCACGGAGCGCTTCTATGGCCGGTTCGGCATCCGCGTGCTGTCGGTGGCGAAGTTCATTCCCGGCCTGTCGATGGTGTCGGTGCCGCTGGCCGGCGCCATGCAGGCGCGCCTGCCGTCGTTCCTCCGCTACGACGGACTGGGAGCGGCGTTGTGGGCCATGGTGGGCCTGGGCCTGGGCGTGGTGTTTTCGAGGCAGGTGGAAACCGTCCTCGACACGCTGTCGCAGCTCGGTACCGGTGCGGGCGGGGTGATCGCGATCGTGCTGGCGGCCTACGTGGGCTGGCGCTGGTGGCGGCGGCGCACGTTGCTCGCCTCGCTGGAATCGGCGCGGATCGAACCGGCGGAACTGGAGGGCCTGCTGCAGGCCGGACGGTCGCCGGTGCTGTTCGACATCCGCGCACCGGGCTTCCGCGACCTGGATCCCTACGTGATTCCCGGCGCCGTGTTCGCCGATGAAGCCGAACTGGGCGGCATCCTGGCGACGTACCCGCGCGACGGCAAGGTCGTCATCTACTGCGCGTGCCCCGATGAAGTGTCGGCCGCGTGGATGGCGGCGCGGCTGCGCGAGGCGGGTTTCGCCGACGTGCTGCCGCTGCGGGGCGGCATCGATGCCTGGCGCAGCGCCGGCTACGGGGTGGAGCGCATCGTCGGGTGAATCCGCCGCCCGGGCTCAGTGCTCGATGCACACCCGGTTGCGGCCTTCGCTCTTGGCGCGGTACAGCGCCGCGTCGGCGGCGGCCATCATGCGGCTGACCGTGTCGCGCTCGGGCGTCAACGCGGCAATGCCGATGCTCACCGTGATGTGCTGCGCTTCGCCGCCGGGCCGGAACACCACCGCTTCCACCGCTTCGCGCAGGCGCTCGGCGAAGCCGTAGGCGGCCGCCGGCCCGCACTCGGGCAGCAGCACGGCGAACTCCTCGCCGCCGATCCGCGCGGCCGCATCGTCGTTGCGCACGTGCCGGCGCACCAGTGCGGCGATCTGCTTCAGCACGTGGTCGCCGGAAATGTGGCCGTAGCGGTCGTTGATCGGCTTGAACAGGTCCACGTCGATGATGCACATGGTCAGTTCGCGCTGGTGCCGCATGGCGCGGGCGATCTCCTTCTCCACCGTTTCGATGAAATGCCGCCGGTTGTACATCTCGGTCAGCGCATCGTGGGTGGCGAGCTGGTAGATCTCCTCGTGGTAGTGCGCTTCCACGCTGCTGTGGCTGATGAACTTCAGGATGCACTCGCCGAGCGTGATGTGGTCGCCATCGACGAGCGCGGCTTCGCCGACCGGCGCATCGTTGACGCGGGTGGCGTTGGTGGCGCCCAGGTCGCGCACGCGGTAGCTGTCGCCGTCGCGCCAGATCTCGCAATGCAGGCGCGAGACGCTGTTGTGCGGGATATGCAGGTCGGCTTCCTGCGAACGGCCCACGCGCACGCGGGCGCTGTCGATGTCGGCGCGCCGGCCCAGGCCTTCGCCATGGATCACTACCACGCACGCGGACCGGTGCGAGGCCGGCCGCGGGCCGTCGCTCAGGACGGTCCGTTGCGTGGTCGGTGGGTCGTGGGAATCCCGTGACATGCGAAGGCGACTGGCAGGTGCGGGCCCGAGTGTAACGGATCGCTCGGTCAACTCACGCTTCCGCTACCATGGCCGGGCGCACGGGGACAGTGGCATGACATCGCAACCTTACGACGACCTCGCACCCACCGAGAGCCTGGCCACGCGCCTGCAGGACGCGCCCACGGCGGCGGACGGCACGCTTGCGCCCGGTGCCCGGCTGGGGCGTTACCGCATCGAGGGCCTGCTGGGCCGCGGCGGCATGGGCGAGGTCTACCGTGCCGCGCAGCTGGAACCGGTGCGCCGCGAGGTGGCGCTCAAGCTGATGCGCGCGCAGCGCCTGCAGGCGCGCCACCTGGCCTGGTTCGAGGTGGAGCGGCAGGTGCTGGCGCAGATGCGCCACCCGGCGATCGCCCAGATCTACGACGCCGGCACCACCGAAGAAGGCTATCCGTTCTTCGCGATGGAGCTGATCGACGGCAGCCCCATCACCCGCTACTGCCGCGAGCAGCGCCTGCCGCTGGACGCGCGCGTGGCGTTGTTCATCCGCGTCTGCGAAGGCGTGCAGCACGCGCACCACAAGGGCGTGGTGCATCGCGACCTCAAGCCCGGCAACCTGCTGGTCGACACGCTCGACGGCCGTCCGGCGCCCAAGATCATCGACTTCGGCATCGCCATGGCGGCGTCGCTGGCCGGCGACGCCGCGCTGGAGCGGGCCGGCACGCCCGAGTACATGAGCCCCGAGCAGGCGCAGGGCGACGCCACCCAGGTGGACACCCGCAGCGATGTCTATTCGCTCGGCGTGGTGCTGTGCGAACTGGTGAGCGGCGTGCGCCCCGACGCGGTGGGCGAAACCTGGGCCGCCGAGACGCCGACCGCGGTCGCGCCGTCGTCGCGCCTGGCCGCGCTGCCGGCGGAGCAGGCACGGCAGATGGCGCAGGAGCGCGGGCTGTCGCTGGCGCGCATGCGCGACCGGCTGCGGGGCGACCTGGACTGGATCGTGCTGAAGGCCATGCAGCACGACCGCGATGCCCGCTACGGGTCCGTCGCCGCCCTGGCCGACGACCTGCAGCGCTATCTGGATGATCGCGTGGTGACCGCGGCACCGCCGGGCCGCGCCTATGCGTGGCGCAAGTTCGTGCGGCGCCATCGCGCCGGCGCCATCGCCGCCGGCGTTGCCCTGCTGGCGTTGCTGGGCGGGCTGGGCCTGTCGCTGTACGGCCTGCAGCAGGCACGCGCGCAGCGCAGCGTCGCCGAGGCGCGCAGTGCGGAACTGGAGAAGGTGGCGGCGTTCCAGCAGTCGATGCTGGAGGGCATCGACATCGAGACCATGGGCGTGGGCCTGTCGGAAGGCCTGGTGCGCCAGGTCGGCAGCGTCGATCCGTCGGCGGCCGATGCCTTCGGCGCCACCCTGGCCAAGACCAGTACCGGCGACCTGGCCCGCGACCTGGTCGACCGGCAGTTGCTGGCGAACGCCGAGGAGGCGATCGCGCGCGACTTCGCCGACCAGCCCGATGTCGCCGCCAGCCTGCGCGAATCGGTCGGCCACGTATATGCCGCCATCGGCCTGTACGACAAGGCGGCCGCGCATTTCGCCCAGGTCGCCGACTACCGCGGCCGCGTGCTCGGCGACGGCGCGCAGGCGACCTTGCGCGCGAGGAACGACCAGGTGCAGGCGCTGCTCGAAGGCGCGCACCTGGACCAGGCCGAGGCCGTGTTGCAGAAGGCGTTGCCGCGCGCGTTCGCGCTGCCGGACAACGACCGCGTGCGGGTGAAGCTGGAACTGGCGCAGGCGCAGGTGATCTCGGCGCGCGGCGACCGGCCGCGCGCGAAGGGCATGGTGCAGGCCGTGCAGGCACGCCTGCTGACCAGCGCCGGCAAGGACGATCCGGCCACGCTGGAAGCCATCAACGACCTGGCCGCCGTGCAGCGCAATCTCGGCGAACTGCCCGAGGCGCGCGCGAACATGGAGCAGGTCGTCGCCCGGCGCACCGCCACGCTCGGCCCCGACCACGAGGAAACGCTGTCGGCGATGGGCAACCTGGCGGTGCTGCGCATCATGAACCGCGAGAAGGCCTCGGCGATCAGCCTGCAACGCGACCTGACCGACCGCTACGTGCGCAAGCTGGGCAGCGAGCAT is a genomic window containing:
- a CDS encoding ATP-binding protein yields the protein MLTTTPSFLRTLCNLRWVAIVGQAVTVLVALGPLGIALPRWPLWGGIAALALFNVYATWRSHRPGEETPADAFAHMLVDVAVLSWLVAWSGGIGNPFSSMFLLLIAVSALALPLRWVLATGVACLLGYVVTAVFGRPLPHLHGNNFNVHLWGMAVNFVLSAGVVLYFSTRLVAALRLREQELARLRERFARNEGIVALATHAAAVAHELNTPLATMTLLTEDIREHAAEPDIREDAATMRQLIDVCRDRVRALAASADMGVHQRVDLDDVVQRWQLIRPTVDLQRTGALPPWLATDASTGHLLQALLNNAADASRQAGSQRVDLDLRCEGDELVGTVRDYGNGFHEALPFQSEQLFRTSKPEGMGVGLALSHATIERLGGRMTMRAVPPKGVQVQFRLPVAAHDETP
- a CDS encoding phosphatase PAP2 family protein: MANGRRFIAGLLRKHGGRFVLLFLCLLAPLWLFVELADEVHELEDFYFDDALLWQAHAMAGPALDRFFIVVSAIGYQWGVVPVDIALTVGLLIAGRWREATFAGVSFAGSALLNMATKQFFQRDRPTLWESIAPEHTFSFPSGHAMGSATLAMVVVLLCWHTRWRWLAVALAAAFALTVGASRVYLGVHYPSDILGGFAAGIAWVSGVYLVLYRIRERPWQVKG
- a CDS encoding response regulator transcription factor — translated: MKGLLVDDDELYARTLQRSLARKGIETEIALDVASALEKAREYRPDFALVDLKLGADSGLTLIEPLRALRADMQILLVTGYASVATAVESIKRGADDYLPKPATVPTILRALGLEVPAAPEDTSATDDTMTPLSRLEWEHIQQALAETEGNISAAARLLGMHRRSLQRKLAKRPGPERRWIDE
- a CDS encoding TonB-dependent receptor; the protein is MSLIFRATPRASRLSVAVAAVLSLPLAARAADPVVLPDGTRATQLDTVEVKGRQADLEQAAGTGTRLSLSLMETPASVTVIDRDTLDARGVRTTQQALAGIPGLTVASPPGNGNAVTYRGFSGSQITQLFNGIDVQYASIAARPVDAWQYERVEAIGGPSSFLYGAGAVGGTINYVTRLARLDRDEASLQASWGSFRDGTLAMGANLRVGGDDARQALRLDASTRDAESWIDGQEREASTLAASWLAQLAPTLRHTLAVEYQQEDSHRPYWGTPVHQPATGRLAVLPQTIGRNYNVADGYYGQDVLWARSLLEWTPGERDTVRNTVYHYDALRDYRNVESYRLTTGNDGVIRSGTLLQRHDQQLYGNRLEWSHEGALFGLPTQWVTGLDVSYNRQTRFPLSLSATVDTVPLDAVTPGRFVDVPGASIVHTPDRTNRLHTQAVYVENLTELTPTLSLLTGLRRDRIVLDVVNHRAVSTTNPARFDREYVSTTGRVALNWAITPQASVYAQYSTAADPPAGILSTANFATLRDFDLTTGRQGEIGAKFQSEDGRSFATLAAYRIVRRHLAITDPANPGQTLPVGQQSSRGVEAAFGWRPRAAVSVQGNLAWVDATLDDFYENVGGVSVSRAGNRPTNTPLRVGNLWVDYTFTPRWSAGVDLRGVSSRYANAANTLSTAGYATWGAHVDLRWNDATTLTLRGRNLGDRTHAVYALGSTMVYLGDPRSWEVVLRKTF
- the ispG gene encoding flavodoxin-dependent (E)-4-hydroxy-3-methylbut-2-enyl-diphosphate synthase; the protein is MHDAVTRPTPPTDAAPWPRRITQAVQIGNTIVGGGRPVVVQSMTNTDTADIAGSVKQVAELWRAGSEMVRLTVNNPESAAAIPRIRDKLEMMGVSVPLIGDFHYNGHQLLAGEPACAEALAKYRINPGNVGFGKKRDTQFAQLIEFAIRYGKPVRIGANWGSLDQALAAQLMDENHTREVPWDAGRVLREALIRSAVDSGERAVELGLPRDRIVLSAKVSGVQELIAVYRDMASRTDFALHLGLTEAGIGSKGIVASSAALAVLLQEGIGDTIRISLTPEPGQSRTQEVIVAQELLQTTGLRAFTPMVTACPGCGRTTSEFFQELAKVVQEHVRGKMPEWKVTHPGAENMTLAVMGCVVNGPGESRHANIGISLPGTGEAPAAPVFVDGEKKVTLRGENIAHEFVALIDDYVEAKYARAAG